GGAATCCACGGGCCGTAGCCAGCCTGATGCCCGAAATATCGTCACACCGTCACGCTCGGATCGACAGCTCCCAATTGACCACCCTGCTGCAGTATTGGACTGAAGCTGACCGAGCTCGCGGCGGGGGCATATTTCTACCTCGGTGTGGCAAACGTCTCCCGGTGTGGTTGCGCACACGCTTTCTCGACGGCGTTTCCGAGGAGCAGGAGTCGGAAGCGTTTCTTGGGATCGGGCTGGTGTATCTTCGCGGGCGCGCGAAAGGAGGCATCTCGGGCGCTCTGCAAGCCGCGTGTTCAGGTCCTCTGGGACCGTGTGGCCAGCCATCTCTACGCCCGAGCATCCACCCACATTCTGCAAACGGATTGCAAACGGATTGCAAACGGACACCGCGAGAGAGGGCGAGAGCCCGGGAGACAGGCCGACACAGAAACCCTTGTAAATCCTGACGTCGCGACACACGATGGCATAGGGCGGAACGGGGCAAGAACGGGCCCAGCGAATTCACACGGATGAGGCCGCAGGTTCAAGACATGCACCGCCCACCAAGCGTTCCCGCCTCACCAAGACTACCGAACAAACCAGCAAGAATGTGCTGTTGGAACGGTTTCTCCTCGCGCAACAAATCGAAGAGGGCAAAGCCGCGTTGACGTTGCGGAACTATCGCGATTGGCTCCGTCCATTCGTTGAGTGGCTCGGAGAGAGGGACGCCGCGTCACTTGCGGCGGAGGACCTGCACGCCTACCTCGCCGGGGTGTTCCGTACCTTCGAGAACCCCTATACGCGCTTCTCACGAGTGAAGGCCATCAAGGTGCTCTATGGACGGATGCAGCGCAAGGGGATGATCGCCGAGAATCCTGCCCGCGAGATCGTGACGCCGCGCTTGCCCGAAGAGGTGCCCTATGTGCTCCAGGTGTCACAGGTGGATGCGCTCCGTCGGGCCTGTCGCGCCGACACGTTCACCGGCCTGCGGAATCGCGCGATGTTGGAAGTCGCGTTCGATTGCGGTCTGCGCAGCATCGAGATGCGGCGCTTACTCGCGAGCGACGTGGACTGGAAGGAGCGGACGTTGCGGGTCCAAGGGAAAGCGCGGCCCGGTCATCCGACGCCTATTCGACACGTTCCGTTTAGCGTGACCGTCACGCGGACGCTCCGCAAGTATCTCGACGCACGGTCACGACTTCCTGGTGATGTCCTTTTTGTTGATCGGCACGGATTGGCTCTCTCCCGTCGAAACTTCTGCCGGATCATCGAGCGCCTCAGAGCAAGAGTCGGGCTCCACACCGCACGGGGCTCATGGCATGACTTGCGCCATAGTTTCACGACGGAGATGTTGCGGAGTGGCTGTTCGGAAGAACACCTGCGCCGGATGCTCGGCCACAAAGATCGTCGGATGCTCCAGCGATACAGTCATCTCGTGACCGCCGACCTGCGACGGGCGCACGATCAACATTCTCCGGCGGATCGGGCGTTTCGGGACTGAGAGCGAAGTGGGGCCGCGTCGATTCAGGGCGTGGCCCCGGTGTCTATTGTGTGGCCGCTAGTTTCGCATCGAAGGGGTGTGTGTCACGCCGACTAGCAATCCTTCCGGTCCAAGAAGACGAGTCACGATTTGACCCCACGGCTCCTTTCTCTCCGCAACGAGTAGCCGATAACCTCTCGACGAGAGTTCAGTCGTGGCCTCTGTGATATCCTCAACGTCAAACTCGATCCATCCTTGAGGGACGGGAACTTCGCTCGGCCACACGTCGCTTCCGAAACACGACTGTGCCGCCTGCGACAACGGCCACAGGGCAAAACTCTTCACGCCGCCGAGCGCCTCAGTGTGAAGGTAGCCGTCAGCCTCCTCCTTAAACGGTATTCGGAACAGATCCACATATAGGCGTCGGCTTGTTTCTGCATCGCGGACAATCGGGCCAAACCCGGCAACAAACAG
The nucleotide sequence above comes from bacterium. Encoded proteins:
- a CDS encoding VOC family protein, yielding MRILFVAGFGPIVRDAETSRRLYVDLFRIPFKEEADGYLHTEALGGVKSFALWPLSQAAQSCFGSDVWPSEVPVPQGWIEFDVEDITEATTELSSRGYRLLVAERKEPWGQIVTRLLGPEGLLVGVTHTPSMRN
- a CDS encoding tyrosine-type recombinase/integrase, whose amino-acid sequence is MERFLLAQQIEEGKAALTLRNYRDWLRPFVEWLGERDAASLAAEDLHAYLAGVFRTFENPYTRFSRVKAIKVLYGRMQRKGMIAENPAREIVTPRLPEEVPYVLQVSQVDALRRACRADTFTGLRNRAMLEVAFDCGLRSIEMRRLLASDVDWKERTLRVQGKARPGHPTPIRHVPFSVTVTRTLRKYLDARSRLPGDVLFVDRHGLALSRRNFCRIIERLRARVGLHTARGSWHDLRHSFTTEMLRSGCSEEHLRRMLGHKDRRMLQRYSHLVTADLRRAHDQHSPADRAFRD